In Astyanax mexicanus isolate ESR-SI-001 chromosome 25, AstMex3_surface, whole genome shotgun sequence, a genomic segment contains:
- the LOC125787620 gene encoding paraneoplastic antigen Ma1 homolog, translating to MEQQLYDRFQTDLQNWCKGEDLDVNHAMLVVGVGEDDTIAKIEEELQTVRCWGRVRVRGKTFDVETNSLVALCECREVLSTLSVPPEVRPLNGSLPWKIVTTNPAHATSEEFSEKLKKFMLAEGKRIEDLQYFCHPPSPQDNTVESLVRIMGEFMSQSRKAPSENHSYRRLRPFSGTTPTPLGEEQLEPWIEQATLLIEESDCSEKEKRRRVMEGLKGPALEIVRALRFTNPETKAEEYLDALNRAFGSAESGEDLYFSFRLVQQKSGEKLSDFVRRLEPLLARVVQKGGLLPKDMDRVRVEQLLRGAVGADLLLLQLRLKERRNSPPTFLDLLSEIRA from the coding sequence ATGGAGCAACAGCTGTATGATAGATTTCAAACAGACCTACAGAACTGGTGTAAGGGGGAAGATTTAGATGTTAATCATGCCATGTTAGTGGTTGGGGTTGGCGAGGATGATACTATTGCTAAAATTGAAGAAGAACTTCAAACAGTCCGCTGCTGGGGACGTGTCAGAGTCAGAGGGAAAACTTTTGATGTGGAGACTAATAGTTTAGTGGCTCTATGTGAGTGCAGGGAAGTGTTAAGCACACTCAGTGTCCCTCCTGAAGTACGACCACTTAATGGTTCTTTACCTTGGAAAATCGTCACAACCAACCCAGCTCATGCTACTTCAGAGGAGTTTTCGGAAAAGCTAAAAAAGTTCATGTTAGCAGAGGGGAAAAGAATTGAGGACTTGCAGTATTTCTGCCACCCTCCTAGCCCTCAAGACAACACAGTGGAGTCTCTAGTGCGTATTATGGGAGAATTCATGAGCCAGTCACGAAAAGCCCCATCTGAAAATCATAGCTACCGCCGCCTCAGACCCTTTTCTGGAACTACTCCCACCCCATTAGGGGAGGAGCAGCTAGAGCCTTGGATAGAACAAGCTACTTTGCTGATAGAGGAGAGTGACtgttctgaaaaagaaaaaaggcgaAGAGTCATGGAGGGCCTAAAGGGTCCAGCTCTTGAGATTGTAAGGGCTTTGAGATTCACCAACCCTGAAACGAAAGCAGAGGAGTACCTAGATGCCCTAAATCGTGCTTTTGGCTCCGCAGAATCTGGTGAAGATTTATATTTTTCCTTCCGATTAGTGCAGCAAAAGTCAGGGGAAAAATTGTCTGACTTTGTTCGGAGGCTGGAGCCTCTATTAGCTCGTGTAGTCCAGAAAGGTGGTCTGCTACCCAAGGATATGGACCGAGTGAGAGTGGAGCAACTGCTCAGAGGTGCAGTGGGAGCAGACCTACTGTTACTGCAATTGCGACTAAAAGAGAGGAGGAATAGCCCCCCAACATTTCTAGATCTGCTGAGTGAGATAAGAGCATGA